The Bradyrhizobium betae genomic interval GTGATGGCGACCTTCGTCCGCCCCGAGCACGCCATCGTCGCCGGCTTGCGGATGCGCGCGGCGATGGACGAGCTCAACAAGAAGCGCGGCACCGACGATCTCATCGTCAAGATCGGCATCCATGAAGGCCCGTGCCTGGCGGTGATGCTCAACGAGCGGCAGGATTATTTCGGCCAGACCGTCAACATCGCCGCCCGCGTGCAGAGCCTGTCGACCGCGCAGGAGATCCACATCACCGGCCCGGTGCTGGATGCGCCGGCCGTGGCGGAAGTGTTGAAGCAGCGCGAGATCAGGCCGATCCAGAAGCAGGCCGCGCTGCGCGGCATCGCCGACAAGATGGTGGTGTACGAGATTCCGTGAGCCTTAACCGGTCATTCCGCGGCGATGCGTTAGCATCGAACCCGGAATCTCGAGATTCCGGGTTCGCGCTCCGCGCGCCTCGGAATGACGGCACCCAGATTGCCGAAACGTAATGCAGCGCGCGGAACTGACGCACGTTGCGCCGGTTGAGTTTCCTGCTCATATAATGCTGGTAACGCTGCACCCCTCTCGCGGCTTCATCGATTTCGGTAGGACCTCATGCTCGACGGCCTGCGCCAATTCATCGCCGACATTGTCGCTCCCCATGCCGGGGACCGCGCATTCGGCGACAGCGACTACCGGCTGGCGGCAACCGCGCTGCTGGTTCACGTGGTCTCGCTGGACGGCCAGCCGACGGCGGCCGAGCAGCGCAAGCTGCACAATTTGATCGAAAGCCATTTCGGGCTCGATCGCGGCACGGCGGACCGCCTGATCGCGGATGCGACCCAGGTCGAGGGCGAGGCGGTCGACCTCTATCACTTCACCAGCGTCATCATGCGCTCGCTCGACGAAGAGGGCCGCAAGCGGATCGTCCAGATGATGTGGGAGCTGGTCTATGCCGACGGCCAGGTCACCGAGTTCGAGGACAACGTGGTCTGGCGGGCCTCCGACCTGCTCGGGATTTCGCAGCGCGACCGGATCGACCTGAAGCATGCGGTCGCGGACCGGGTCGGCGGCCAGGTCAAGGATGGCGCCGTCGGCGGCTGAACCGCGCCAGCACGGCGATATTGCCGGTTGTGCGGACCACATGACGAAACTTTAATGTAGCTCGGGACCACCCGGGTTCCGGATTCCCCTGCAAATCCGCGGTTTTCCGCTCTCCCTGTCGCCCGCTCAAACCGCCATGCTGCGAGCGCCGCTTGCCTGCCGCGCACGGCCTATGCTCTCGTTCCGCCATTGCGGGGCCAAAAAACGTCAATTCAAGAGACTTCGATCGTGACTGAGCGGGTAACGTTGATCACCGGTGCCTCTGCGGGCATAGGCACGGAGCTGGCGCGTGTGTTCGCCGCGAATGGACACCGTCTCGCGCTGACGGCGCGGCGGGCGGACCGGCTGGAGGCGCTCGCGAACGAGCTCGCTGCCAAGGGCGGCAAGAAGCCGATCGTGATCGCCTGCGATCTCCAGCAAGCCGATGCCGGCGAGAAGATCGCCGCCGCGCTCGCCGCCGAAGGCGTCGAGCTCGATCATCTCGTCAACAATGCCGGCTTCGGCGTGTTCGGTGATGCGATCGAGTGCGATCGCGCCGAGCAGGTTGGCATCGTCGATGTCAACGTCCGGGCTCTGACGGAACTGTCCCTGCGCTTCGCCGATCAGCTCATCAGGAACAAGGGCGGTCTTCTCAACGTCGGCTCTGTCGCCGGCTTTCTGCCTGGCCCCGGCATGGCGGTGTACTACGCATCCAAGGCCTATGTGATTTCTCTGACCGAGGCGTTGCGGGCGGAGCTCGCGCCGCGCGGGGTTCGTGTCACGGTGCTTTGCCCGGGTCCGGTGCCCACTGAAT includes:
- a CDS encoding TerB family tellurite resistance protein, translating into MLDGLRQFIADIVAPHAGDRAFGDSDYRLAATALLVHVVSLDGQPTAAEQRKLHNLIESHFGLDRGTADRLIADATQVEGEAVDLYHFTSVIMRSLDEEGRKRIVQMMWELVYADGQVTEFEDNVVWRASDLLGISQRDRIDLKHAVADRVGGQVKDGAVGG
- a CDS encoding SDR family NAD(P)-dependent oxidoreductase, giving the protein MTERVTLITGASAGIGTELARVFAANGHRLALTARRADRLEALANELAAKGGKKPIVIACDLQQADAGEKIAAALAAEGVELDHLVNNAGFGVFGDAIECDRAEQVGIVDVNVRALTELSLRFADQLIRNKGGLLNVGSVAGFLPGPGMAVYYASKAYVISLTEALRAELAPRGVRVTVLCPGPVPTEFQARARVGSGHNTALLNVPAADVAQQAYRGLMANKRAVLPGLGIKIVPFALRFFPRGFILSATSRFQRQRH